A window from Streptomyces sp. NBC_00335 encodes these proteins:
- the ruvX gene encoding Holliday junction resolvase RuvX: MTLRRGRRLAIDVGDARIGVASCDPDGVLATPVETVPGRDIPFAHRRLRQLVAEYEPIEVVVGLPRSLSGREGPAAAKCRAFATELAKGIKPVTVRLVDERMTTVTAAQGLRASGKNAKKSRSVIDQAAAVVILQNALETERVSGNPPGECVEVVV, encoded by the coding sequence ATGACACTGCGCCGCGGCCGCCGTCTGGCCATCGATGTCGGTGACGCCCGGATCGGGGTCGCCTCGTGCGACCCCGATGGGGTGTTGGCCACACCGGTGGAAACCGTTCCGGGCCGGGACATTCCCTTCGCCCACCGGCGGCTGCGGCAGCTCGTCGCGGAGTACGAGCCCATCGAGGTGGTGGTCGGTCTGCCCCGCTCGCTCAGCGGGCGGGAAGGGCCGGCCGCGGCCAAGTGCCGCGCCTTCGCCACGGAACTCGCCAAGGGCATCAAGCCCGTGACGGTGCGTCTGGTGGACGAGCGGATGACGACGGTCACCGCCGCCCAGGGCCTGCGGGCCTCGGGGAAGAACGCGAAGAAGAGCCGTTCCGTCATCGATCAGGCGGCCGCCGTGGTGATCCTGCAGAACGCTCTTGAGACCGAACGGGTATCAGGTAATCCGCCCGGTGAGTGCGTCGAAGTGGTTGTCTGA